Proteins from one Salvelinus sp. IW2-2015 linkage group LG9, ASM291031v2, whole genome shotgun sequence genomic window:
- the LOC111968421 gene encoding protein eva-1 homolog A: MNAPPTGSPSPNMEVKVVSQEMALFSNALAAYTFIADQPERAALVFVSGVCVGLLLTLCALVVQIHCRTDCHYSNRRRHHHQPRNRTHHHHHGDHHCHHHHQPGNPNTGNPGVTTETSEDSESEDWDDRNSDLTARRRRRFERTLLQTSVFTSAEELERAQRVEERERIMGEIWMNGQPDVNTVTRSLNRYY; encoded by the exons ATGAATGCCCCGCCCACAGGAAGTCCCAGCCCAAATATGGAGGTGAAGGTGGTCTCCCAGGAGATGGCGTTGTTTAGCAACGCCCTGGCGGCCTACACCTTCATAGCAG aCCAGCCGGAGCGAGCAGCTCTTGTGtttgttagtggtgtgtgtgtgggtctcctTCTCACCCTCTGTGCCCTGGTGGTCCAGATACACTGTCGCACCGACTGTCACTACAGTAACCGACGGCGACATCACCATCAGCCCAGAAACAGgactcaccaccatcaccatgggGACCATCACTGTCACCACCATCACCAACCTGGCAACCCTAACACAGGCAACCCTGGCGTAACCACGGAGACGAGTGAAGACAGCGAATCAGAGGACTGGGACGACAGGAACTCTGACCTCACGGCTCGACGACGAAGGCGATTTGAGAGAACGCTGCTGCAAACCAGCGTTTTCACCTCCGcagaag AGTTGGAGCGAGCTCAgagggttgaggagagagagaggatcatggGAGAGATCTGGATGAATGGACAGCCTGACGTCAACACCGTCACACGCAGCCTCAACAGATACTACTGA